One Campylobacter sp. RM16192 genomic region harbors:
- a CDS encoding thiamine-phosphate kinase, which yields MDKEQRIIDKFSNSFIGDDGAVVGKWVYSKDLFAQDSHFGLGWLKLDEIAYKAMIVNISDAIAMNAVPKYALLGLGLPKKMSEAEISLLHEGFKRACDEFGITIIGGDTISSDKIFISVTIISHLSGKAVYRNSAKAGDLIAYTGKLGESLKGLKSLMRGAKTGKNSRFKKPKLRAKFFYSAAKFINSAMDISDGLETDLARLAKASKKGVKFSKKPNKNELKSGEEYEMLFTFSAKNLRRIENEAKKARVKINIIGKITKGRYKTHAKHHHF from the coding sequence ATGGATAAAGAGCAGCGAATAATCGATAAATTTAGCAATTCTTTTATAGGAGATGACGGCGCGGTTGTGGGCAAATGGGTCTATAGCAAGGATCTATTTGCACAGGACAGCCACTTCGGGCTTGGTTGGCTTAAGCTTGATGAGATCGCTTATAAGGCGATGATCGTAAATATCTCCGATGCTATCGCTATGAATGCCGTGCCTAAATACGCTCTTTTAGGGCTTGGCTTGCCAAAAAAGATGAGTGAAGCTGAAATTTCGCTTTTGCACGAAGGATTTAAGCGAGCCTGCGATGAGTTTGGCATAACGATAATAGGCGGCGATACGATAAGCTCGGATAAAATTTTTATAAGCGTTACGATTATCTCGCATTTATCAGGCAAGGCGGTTTATCGAAACAGCGCAAAAGCAGGCGATCTTATAGCTTATACAGGTAAGCTTGGAGAGAGTTTAAAGGGGCTAAAAAGCTTGATGAGAGGCGCTAAGACAGGAAAAAATTCGCGCTTTAAAAAGCCTAAGTTAAGGGCTAAATTCTTCTATTCGGCGGCTAAATTTATAAACTCAGCCATGGATATCTCTGATGGACTTGAAACCGATCTTGCCAGACTTGCAAAAGCCAGCAAAAAAGGGGTAAAATTTAGCAAAAAGCCCAATAAAAACGAGCTAAAAAGCGGGGAAGAGTATGAAATGCTATTTACTTTTAGCGCAAAAAACCTACGTAGGATAGAAAATGAAGCCAAAAAAGCCCGCGTCAAAATAAATATAATCGGAAAAATCACAAAAGGAAGATACAAAACTCATGCAAAACACCACCACTTTTAA
- the truD gene encoding tRNA pseudouridine(13) synthase TruD yields MQNTTTFKPLYALTHTPINAYFSKNSDDFVVREVPLYEFSGDGEHLIIQIQKKDMTTQEALKALSDFSGVKIKEFGYAGLKDKQGMTTQFISMPRKFEQNLANFSHEKMKILSTAAHNNKLRIGHLKGNSFFIRLKKVLPSEATKLEQAISSIDKIGYANYFGYQRFGKFGDNAASGLELLKEGTVNGKKLKNPKMSEFLISAYQSDLFNRWLSKRVEISRFASEFSLKELAEIYKFANEKELKELKNQKQFFKLIRGEVLGHYPFGKCFNCEDLDAEVARFNARDITSCGLIAGSRAYKSEGLAKVIEDEILGEASKFEAKMSGSRRFAWSYLEDVSFSYNAEKAHFGINFTLQKGSYATVVLEEILHKDIFE; encoded by the coding sequence ATGCAAAACACCACCACTTTTAAGCCGCTTTACGCACTTACACACACGCCTATAAACGCTTATTTCAGTAAGAATTCGGATGATTTTGTCGTGCGCGAGGTGCCGCTTTATGAATTTAGCGGCGATGGCGAACATTTGATAATCCAAATTCAAAAAAAGGATATGACGACGCAAGAAGCTTTAAAGGCGTTAAGCGACTTTAGTGGAGTTAAAATCAAAGAATTTGGATATGCGGGGCTAAAAGATAAGCAAGGAATGACAACTCAGTTTATCTCTATGCCGCGTAAATTTGAGCAAAATTTAGCAAATTTTAGCCACGAGAAGATGAAAATTTTAAGCACTGCAGCTCACAACAATAAGCTAAGAATAGGGCACTTAAAGGGCAACAGCTTTTTTATCCGTCTTAAAAAAGTGCTTCCTAGCGAAGCTACAAAGCTTGAGCAGGCTATAAGCAGTATTGATAAAATTGGGTATGCCAACTACTTTGGCTACCAAAGGTTTGGTAAATTTGGCGATAATGCGGCAAGTGGTCTTGAACTGCTAAAAGAGGGCACGGTAAACGGTAAGAAGCTTAAAAATCCAAAAATGAGTGAGTTTTTGATCTCGGCTTATCAGAGTGATCTTTTTAACCGCTGGCTTAGCAAGCGCGTTGAAATTTCACGCTTTGCAAGTGAGTTTAGCCTAAAGGAGCTGGCTGAAATTTATAAATTCGCAAACGAGAAAGAGCTAAAAGAGCTTAAAAACCAAAAGCAGTTTTTTAAGCTGATCCGCGGCGAGGTGCTTGGGCACTATCCTTTTGGTAAGTGCTTTAACTGCGAGGATTTGGATGCTGAGGTTGCGCGCTTTAACGCTAGAGATATCACAAGTTGCGGGCTTATCGCGGGAAGTAGGGCGTATAAGAGCGAGGGCTTAGCAAAGGTGATAGAAGATGAGATCCTTGGCGAGGCAAGTAAATTTGAAGCCAAGATGAGCGGAAGTAGGCGATTTGCATGGAGTTATCTTGAAGATGTTAGCTTTAGCTATAACGCTGAAAAAGCGCATTTTGGCATAAATTTTACTTTGCAAAAGGGCTCGTATGCGACTGTGGTTTTGGAAGAAATTTTGCATAAGGATATTTTCGAATAA
- a CDS encoding Type 1 glutamine amidotransferase-like domain-containing protein yields MKNIFLCSYFAGVFELFADKFDCEGKSVCFISTAGKFEEVNFYVDEVKECFKNADVKVDELDISVSDKTEILKKFSQNDFIYVCGGNTFYLLSEFKKSGVISELKSLVNSGKIYIGESAGGIITSPDIEYIGLMDENLVELKDLSGLNLVSFYTLPHLGEFPFEEACNNIIAKFGEKIDLKAINNSEAILIRGEEAVILSAKSL; encoded by the coding sequence GTGAAAAATATCTTTTTGTGCTCTTATTTTGCAGGAGTCTTTGAGCTCTTTGCAGATAAATTTGACTGCGAGGGAAAGAGTGTTTGCTTCATATCAACGGCTGGCAAATTTGAAGAGGTGAATTTCTACGTAGATGAGGTAAAAGAGTGCTTTAAAAATGCGGACGTGAAAGTCGATGAGCTTGATATCTCGGTAAGCGACAAGACGGAAATTTTGAAGAAATTTAGCCAAAACGACTTCATCTATGTATGTGGCGGAAATACATTTTATCTCTTAAGTGAGTTTAAAAAATCAGGAGTTATAAGCGAGTTAAAGAGTCTTGTAAACAGCGGCAAAATTTATATCGGCGAATCGGCAGGCGGCATAATAACATCGCCTGATATCGAGTATATAGGCCTAATGGATGAAAATTTAGTAGAGCTAAAAGATCTTAGCGGCTTAAATTTGGTGAGTTTTTATACCTTGCCTCACTTGGGCGAATTTCCGTTTGAAGAAGCATGTAATAATATAATCGCAAAATTTGGCGAGAAAATAGATCTAAAAGCGATAAATAACTCCGAAGCGATTTTAATTCGAGGTGAAGAAGCGGTTATTTTAAGCGCAAAGTCGCTATAA
- the fliS gene encoding flagellar export chaperone FliS, with amino-acid sequence MMNSAAYAAYSQNAVGGIESPHKLIEMLYEGILRFIFRARQSMQNKDVEKKVYFINRANAIFVELLNSLDYSQGNVAHYLSGIYTRQIQLLSQANITNDEKNLDEVVSVVKQLLEAWKESNA; translated from the coding sequence ATGATGAATAGCGCAGCTTACGCAGCATACTCTCAAAACGCAGTCGGAGGCATAGAGTCTCCGCATAAACTAATAGAGATGCTATATGAAGGAATTTTAAGATTTATTTTTAGAGCTAGACAATCTATGCAAAATAAAGATGTCGAGAAAAAAGTATACTTTATAAACAGAGCAAATGCGATTTTTGTTGAGCTTTTAAATTCGCTTGACTACTCTCAAGGAAACGTTGCTCATTATCTTAGCGGAATTTACACTAGACAAATTCAGCTACTTTCACAAGCAAATATAACAAACGATGAAAAAAATCTGGATGAGGTAGTAAGTGTAGTAAAGCAACTTCTTGAGGCTTGGAAAGAAAGCAATGCCTGA
- the fliD gene encoding flagellar filament capping protein FliD → MGFGKISSLGLGSNVLTQDVIDKLKSADRAGIINPITQNMEKNVTKQKDLSAIKTLISSFKLSVSALSDEAMFLKRSVNTNGKSADLSVSSGVGLQDIDIDVKQLAARDIYQSKKFISPESFAAREGSFVIKFNNIDYKIDLKQSTSYEELAAKITDATGGYVQAKILKVGGDRPYQLILQSKDTGASNKIEFSTQDSSGNELNNANYILEALGWDSANVNSNKISTAQDSEFTYNGITVKRDSNNIKDLSIGLHLTLKEVGKTTFSVKEDTSDIKKEIENLVKTYNSLVNNLDIATDYNSDTNNAGTFQGINEITSIKSTINRLLFTTKTIGEQDNISMRSMHDSGSFAVAIKSKSSNLNITDFGITLTKDGLLELNSLKLSSKLSESLDDAKKLFAKSSMYSTIQTASSKAINSGAISVSNDDFIINGNKITLTTPSTNTSKENALALLKAINEASIVGIQATLNKAEDRIVLKSTDGTAINIQGKADVLESFGLSAMNLTSKETRTDGVFSSLNSKLDNIVGKNGTLTIYNQNLIEEKKKLEKDRLKATQDLDTKYDMMAQRFLAYDNMINKLQNQFSTLQSMIDAELKSKK, encoded by the coding sequence ATGGGGTTTGGCAAAATTTCTTCTCTTGGGCTTGGAAGTAACGTTTTAACTCAAGATGTTATAGACAAACTAAAATCGGCAGATAGGGCGGGTATAATAAACCCTATCACACAAAATATGGAGAAAAACGTAACAAAGCAAAAAGATCTATCTGCAATTAAAACACTAATAAGTTCGTTTAAATTATCTGTTTCTGCACTTAGCGATGAGGCTATGTTCTTAAAAAGAAGTGTTAATACCAATGGTAAAAGTGCGGATCTAAGCGTAAGTTCTGGTGTTGGCTTGCAAGATATAGATATAGATGTGAAACAACTTGCGGCAAGAGATATATATCAAAGTAAAAAATTTATAAGCCCTGAATCGTTTGCGGCTAGAGAGGGTTCTTTTGTAATCAAATTCAATAATATAGATTATAAAATAGATCTTAAACAATCTACATCCTACGAAGAGTTGGCAGCAAAAATAACAGATGCCACTGGTGGCTATGTTCAAGCTAAAATTCTAAAAGTCGGAGGAGATAGACCGTATCAGCTAATTTTGCAATCAAAAGACACCGGAGCCAGCAATAAAATAGAGTTTTCTACCCAAGATTCAAGTGGAAACGAACTAAATAATGCAAATTATATATTAGAAGCCCTAGGTTGGGATAGTGCAAATGTAAATAGCAACAAAATATCTACAGCACAAGACTCCGAATTTACATATAATGGCATAACGGTAAAAAGAGACTCTAACAACATTAAAGATCTATCAATAGGCTTGCATTTGACACTAAAAGAAGTGGGAAAAACAACTTTTAGTGTCAAAGAAGATACTTCTGATATAAAAAAAGAGATAGAAAACTTAGTAAAAACATATAATAGTCTAGTAAACAATCTTGATATAGCAACCGACTACAACAGCGATACAAATAATGCAGGAACTTTTCAGGGAATTAACGAGATAACAAGCATAAAATCTACTATAAATAGACTTTTATTCACTACAAAAACGATAGGAGAACAAGACAATATATCTATGCGCTCTATGCACGATTCAGGATCTTTTGCGGTAGCTATAAAATCAAAAAGCAGCAACCTTAATATAACTGATTTTGGCATAACATTAACCAAAGATGGACTGCTGGAACTTAATAGCCTAAAATTAAGCTCAAAGCTATCCGAAAGTTTAGATGATGCTAAAAAGCTATTCGCAAAATCTAGTATGTATAGCACTATACAAACAGCGAGCAGTAAAGCCATAAATAGCGGTGCAATAAGTGTATCAAACGATGATTTTATAATTAACGGAAACAAAATAACCTTAACCACTCCTAGTACAAATACATCAAAAGAAAACGCCTTAGCACTTTTGAAGGCTATAAACGAAGCTAGTATTGTAGGTATCCAAGCCACTTTGAATAAAGCTGAAGACAGAATCGTTTTAAAAAGCACAGACGGAACAGCTATAAATATTCAAGGCAAAGCTGATGTGCTTGAGAGCTTTGGTTTAAGCGCTATGAATTTAACGTCAAAAGAGACAAGGACTGATGGGGTATTCTCGTCTTTAAATTCAAAACTAGATAATATAGTGGGTAAAAATGGAACATTGACTATATACAATCAAAATTTAATAGAAGAAAAAAAGAAGCTTGAAAAAGATAGGCTAAAAGCGACACAAGATCTTGATACTAAATACGACATGATGGCTCAAAGATTTTTAGCCTATGACAATATGATCAATAAGCTTCAAAATCAGTTTTCTACATTGCAATCAATGATAGATGCCGAGCTAAAATCTAAAAAATAA
- a CDS encoding FlaG family protein, with the protein MEIFKVASQPINTALSTSNTHSQPQTREVEQTQIQPNIVENQTEQNNEDLVKKLNEATEKLNRQMEALDTNIRFAYNDKINFLYVNVMEMKTGEIIRKIPSEQVMKLSEYFREAVGVLFDKES; encoded by the coding sequence ATGGAAATTTTCAAAGTTGCAAGTCAGCCGATAAATACGGCTCTATCAACAAGCAACACACATTCACAGCCTCAAACAAGGGAAGTTGAGCAAACACAAATTCAACCAAATATTGTCGAAAATCAAACAGAGCAAAACAATGAAGATCTAGTCAAAAAGCTAAACGAAGCCACGGAAAAACTAAATAGACAGATGGAAGCGCTGGATACAAATATACGTTTTGCTTACAATGACAAGATAAATTTTCTTTACGTTAACGTAATGGAGATGAAAACAGGCGAAATAATAAGAAAAATTCCAAGCGAGCAAGTAATGAAACTTAGTGAATATTTTAGAGAGGCAGTCGGAGTACTATTCGATAAGGAGAGCTAA
- a CDS encoding ornithine carbamoyltransferase, with protein sequence MKISFDCDCILLENSLKLFLKDYVAHKKDCDFIISDRKIESKKPVFIISSNSAHLKIPFTKEMLLNTLEEFYSAIQIPNVGTKQMAQNLDIEHEISILIDKFKKDLINLIKLYR encoded by the coding sequence ATGAAAATTTCATTTGACTGTGATTGTATTTTGCTTGAAAATTCGCTTAAATTATTTTTGAAAGATTATGTAGCGCATAAAAAGGATTGTGATTTTATAATATCGGATAGAAAGATCGAGAGCAAAAAACCCGTATTTATTATATCTTCGAATTCTGCTCATTTAAAAATCCCATTTACTAAAGAGATGCTTTTAAATACACTTGAGGAATTTTACTCAGCCATTCAAATCCCAAATGTCGGCACTAAGCAAATGGCTCAAAATTTAGATATTGAGCATGAAATTAGCATCCTTATAGATAAATTTAAAAAAGATCTCATCAATCTTATAAAGCTTTATAGATGA
- a CDS encoding RsmD family RNA methyltransferase, giving the protein MKKLFSTISSGKFKGKKLLLPSLDTTRSTKSIVKGSFFDSMRYDLRSKIFIEAFGGSALMAAEALSNDAKSAIAIELDKNAFKIARENAKNIDESNLEILNGDTFELTLEILNRRDLKDVILYLDPPFDIREGFGQIYEKCINLIRNLDKKRIYMVVIEHISSYQFPEDIGKFTLQKSKKFGNTTLTYYS; this is encoded by the coding sequence ATGAAAAAACTTTTTAGTACAATTTCAAGCGGTAAATTTAAAGGCAAAAAGCTTCTTTTGCCATCTCTTGATACTACAAGAAGCACTAAAAGTATAGTCAAGGGCTCTTTTTTTGATAGCATGAGGTATGATTTAAGAAGTAAAATTTTTATAGAGGCATTTGGTGGAAGCGCTCTTATGGCGGCTGAAGCGCTTAGTAATGATGCCAAAAGCGCAATCGCAATAGAACTTGATAAAAATGCTTTTAAGATAGCGCGAGAGAATGCAAAAAATATAGATGAGTCAAATTTGGAGATTCTTAATGGAGACACCTTTGAGCTTACTCTTGAAATTTTAAATAGACGAGATTTAAAAGATGTTATCTTATATCTTGACCCACCATTTGATATTAGGGAGGGATTTGGTCAAATTTATGAAAAGTGTATAAATTTGATAAGAAATTTAGACAAAAAACGAATTTATATGGTCGTAATAGAGCATATTAGCAGCTATCAATTTCCTGAAGACATTGGAAAATTTACTCTTCAAAAATCAAAAAAATTCGGAAATACAACTCTTACGTATTATTCATAA
- a CDS encoding flagellar basal body P-ring protein FlgI: protein MKLISSMLLALSLGAFANAAQIKDIANVVGVRENQLIGYGLVVGLNGSGDGSSSEFTIQSLSNMLQTVNVKISPDDIKSKNTAAVIVTAKLPAFARQGDKLDVTISSIGDAKSLQGGTLLMTPLKGVDGDIYALAQGSLTIGGKSQGRGSGNHATAGTIFGGAFVEREITYDIYNQEAIFLSLKESNFSTASNIQNAINLKVGGETAIAIDPRTVKINRPNGVSMVEFLAQVLNIDVEYKALDKVIIDEKTGTIVSGVNVTVDPVVITHKEITIKIEPNSYYDAGNAAIDLQDGMALDANANMLKVSGERTTIASIARALSKLGASPSDIIAIIENLKRVGAIHVDLEII from the coding sequence ATGAAGCTAATTTCATCGATGTTGCTTGCTTTATCTCTCGGTGCTTTTGCAAATGCTGCGCAGATTAAAGATATAGCAAATGTCGTAGGAGTAAGAGAGAACCAACTCATAGGCTATGGATTAGTGGTAGGGCTTAATGGTTCAGGAGATGGTTCAAGCTCGGAATTTACGATTCAATCGCTTTCAAATATGCTTCAAACAGTAAACGTAAAGATAAGTCCTGATGATATAAAATCTAAAAATACAGCAGCCGTAATAGTAACGGCAAAATTGCCCGCTTTTGCAAGGCAAGGCGATAAGCTGGATGTAACTATATCATCTATCGGTGATGCTAAAAGCTTGCAAGGCGGAACTCTTCTGATGACTCCTTTAAAGGGTGTCGATGGAGATATATACGCTCTGGCTCAAGGCTCTCTTACAATAGGCGGCAAGAGTCAGGGTAGGGGTTCTGGAAATCACGCAACGGCTGGAACTATCTTTGGTGGAGCTTTTGTGGAGCGTGAGATAACCTATGATATATATAATCAAGAGGCTATATTTTTAAGCCTTAAAGAGTCAAATTTTAGTACCGCTTCAAATATACAAAACGCTATAAATTTAAAAGTAGGCGGTGAAACCGCAATAGCAATTGATCCAAGAACTGTTAAGATAAATAGACCAAATGGCGTTAGCATGGTTGAATTTTTGGCTCAAGTTTTAAATATTGACGTCGAATATAAGGCGCTTGACAAGGTCATAATAGACGAAAAAACAGGCACTATAGTAAGCGGAGTAAATGTTACGGTTGATCCTGTTGTGATAACACATAAAGAAATTACTATAAAAATTGAGCCAAATTCTTATTATGATGCCGGAAATGCAGCGATTGACTTGCAAGACGGAATGGCTTTGGATGCAAATGCAAATATGCTAAAGGTTAGTGGCGAGCGCACAACTATAGCAAGCATAGCAAGGGCTCTAAGCAAGCTAGGAGCTAGTCCGAGCGACATAATAGCAATAATAGAAAATTTAAAAAGAGTTGGTGCAATACACGTTGATTTGGAGATAATATAA
- a CDS encoding rod-binding protein translates to MNIDNQLAINAYNNIATNSITNRSKSENDKLLKEQTDAFEAFLVKSVLDIALKDENPLFPKDAGDKIYSSMYNDTMSRALSGNLGFSELLFNFLKERT, encoded by the coding sequence ATGAATATAGACAACCAGTTGGCTATAAACGCATATAATAATATAGCTACAAATTCGATCACAAATAGAAGCAAAAGCGAAAACGATAAGCTTTTAAAAGAGCAAACCGATGCCTTTGAAGCGTTTTTAGTTAAAAGCGTGTTAGATATTGCCTTAAAGGACGAAAATCCTCTATTTCCAAAAGATGCCGGAGATAAAATTTACTCGTCTATGTATAACGATACTATGAGTAGAGCTTTGAGCGGAAATTTAGGATTTAGTGAATTGCTATTTAATTTTTTAAAAGAGAGGACTTAA
- a CDS encoding flagellar biosynthesis anti-sigma factor FlgM: protein MLGSIGVKAGVSPSQLSPNSEIKKNENKENIQDKSESKVAKIAESIANGTYKIDLSKTARAIADEII from the coding sequence ATGCTAGGTTCAATCGGCGTAAAAGCTGGGGTTAGCCCGAGCCAACTTTCACCTAACAGTGAAATTAAAAAGAACGAAAACAAAGAGAACATTCAGGATAAGAGCGAGAGCAAAGTAGCTAAAATAGCCGAATCTATCGCTAATGGAACTTACAAGATAGATCTATCGAAAACTGCACGCGCTATTGCAGATGAGATTATCTGA
- the flgN gene encoding flagellar export chaperone FlgN, giving the protein MLKKYLQEAIGVLDELIAITTQDIKNIKEAKHSTVEESVSKKNQLVKKFEATKSMLDKELVRVSKEHNSTDLASILDDDIKSNLVKMRGKLEELHEKNKEYAKYVVVVKEFFDSLVSNMFQNKNDSNGYFKSQPTPESLFKARV; this is encoded by the coding sequence ATGCTTAAAAAATATTTACAAGAGGCTATAGGCGTGCTTGATGAGCTTATAGCTATAACTACGCAAGATATAAAAAACATAAAAGAAGCCAAGCACTCAACTGTAGAAGAGAGTGTAAGTAAAAAAAATCAACTCGTAAAAAAATTTGAAGCTACAAAATCAATGCTTGATAAAGAGCTTGTAAGAGTTTCAAAGGAACATAATAGCACCGATTTGGCAAGTATTTTAGACGATGACATAAAGTCAAATTTGGTAAAAATGCGTGGCAAACTCGAAGAGCTTCACGAAAAAAACAAAGAATACGCAAAATATGTTGTGGTTGTTAAAGAGTTTTTTGATAGCTTGGTTTCTAATATGTTTCAAAATAAAAACGATAGCAATGGATATTTTAAGAGTCAGCCGACTCCTGAAAGTCTATTTAAAGCAAGGGTTTAA
- the flgK gene encoding flagellar hook-associated protein FlgK, with the protein MAGSIFSSLHIGISGLDAAQMQITTTGHNITNADNEHYTRQRVVQSAREPEHSIPGDVGRGTQVDTIIRVHDEFTFTRLRSAGSNLEFSEYKKRMLEEISKRFPDLQSVGIGRDIQNYFDAWNKFASNPTEASQKIHLLNSASTLSKSIQDSVKMLYKIQQDVNSQIEVTVNEINKYAKEISEINKQIMRVELIGTTRANDLRDKRDQLELAISRLVNATAFKGELQGRADIDPTVTDTGAKYNLNISGFTIVDGVTFHPLALDSSANKFDFNNIYYEREDGKRVDMAGKITGGKLGAALDLRGRYIDDSGEFQDGIIQKYIDNLNTLAKGIINETNNIYSKSAVEGINTDELSFLDPSRTLMNFNDDIKHGSFDVVVYNNQGQEVARKSIKIDASTTMNDPTRGPSIVKEFNADTDDNNDNNILNDVNDYFKAYYQYDPVSNKGMFGVSPIRHSGEYSIAFIDNGTNFPGIIGINRFFEGTDARDMSVKSELASNPHKLKAYSNPTPGNNDVANEMVQLQYNKIYFYSNKHADKIETIEGFYRFVTTDIASETQATNELNDANTAINKIAMSEHQSISGVNLNEELTNLIRFQSSYGAAAKVITTVEKMLDTLLTLKQ; encoded by the coding sequence ATGGCCGGTAGTATTTTTTCATCTTTACATATAGGTATAAGTGGGCTTGATGCTGCTCAAATGCAGATAACAACAACAGGTCACAATATAACAAATGCAGATAATGAGCACTACACAAGGCAACGTGTGGTTCAGTCGGCTAGAGAGCCAGAACATAGCATCCCAGGAGATGTCGGCAGAGGAACTCAGGTAGATACTATAATAAGAGTTCATGACGAATTTACATTTACTAGGCTAAGAAGTGCCGGAAGTAATCTTGAATTTTCCGAATACAAAAAGAGAATGCTTGAGGAAATTTCAAAGAGATTTCCCGATTTGCAAAGCGTAGGAATAGGTCGCGATATACAAAATTATTTTGATGCATGGAATAAATTTGCTTCAAATCCTACTGAAGCTTCTCAAAAGATACATCTATTAAATTCAGCCTCAACTCTATCAAAGAGTATTCAAGATAGCGTAAAGATGCTATATAAAATACAACAAGACGTGAATTCTCAAATAGAAGTTACTGTAAATGAGATAAATAAATACGCAAAAGAGATATCTGAGATAAATAAGCAGATAATGCGCGTAGAATTAATAGGAACAACTAGAGCCAATGACCTTAGAGATAAAAGGGATCAGCTTGAGCTTGCAATCTCAAGGCTTGTAAACGCGACTGCGTTTAAAGGCGAGCTTCAAGGCAGAGCAGATATAGATCCTACTGTTACCGATACAGGCGCAAAATATAATCTAAATATTTCTGGATTTACTATAGTAGATGGTGTGACATTTCATCCTCTTGCTCTAGATAGCTCGGCTAATAAATTTGACTTTAACAATATCTATTACGAAAGAGAAGATGGCAAGCGAGTAGATATGGCTGGTAAGATAACCGGAGGTAAACTTGGTGCAGCCTTGGATCTAAGAGGAAGATATATCGATGATAGTGGCGAATTTCAGGATGGAATTATACAAAAGTATATCGATAATCTAAATACTCTTGCCAAAGGCATAATAAACGAAACCAATAATATCTATTCAAAATCTGCTGTAGAGGGCATCAATACCGATGAATTATCGTTTTTAGATCCATCCAGAACTCTAATGAACTTTAATGACGATATAAAACACGGAAGCTTTGATGTAGTGGTTTATAACAATCAAGGGCAAGAGGTTGCTAGAAAGAGTATAAAAATAGATGCTTCTACTACTATGAACGATCCTACGAGAGGACCTTCTATAGTAAAAGAGTTTAATGCGGATACCGACGATAACAACGACAATAACATATTAAACGACGTTAATGATTATTTTAAAGCTTATTATCAATATGATCCAGTGTCTAATAAAGGAATGTTTGGAGTTTCTCCTATTAGACATTCGGGTGAGTATAGTATCGCATTTATTGACAATGGAACAAATTTCCCGGGAATTATCGGTATAAATAGATTTTTTGAGGGCACAGATGCAAGGGATATGAGCGTAAAAAGTGAGCTTGCCAGTAACCCTCATAAGCTTAAAGCCTATTCAAACCCAACTCCTGGTAATAATGATGTAGCAAATGAAATGGTTCAGCTTCAATATAATAAGATATATTTTTATTCTAACAAGCATGCCGATAAAATCGAAACCATAGAGGGATTTTATAGATTTGTTACAACAGATATTGCAAGCGAAACTCAGGCTACAAATGAGCTAAATGATGCGAATACCGCTATAAATAAGATTGCTATGAGCGAACATCAGTCAATTAGCGGAGTAAATTTAAATGAAGAGCTTACGAATTTGATCCGATTTCAGTCAAGCTATGGTGCTGCAGCCAAAGTAATAACTACGGTAGAGAAGATGCTGGATACTCTACTTACTCTTAAACAATGA